AAAgatcaaaacaaataaaattaaagttagCGCATACCTTGAGTACCGCCTCCGCCTAGGAGAAGGTGAATAGTAATCAGGACTTCGAGAGTAGGTTCGAGCATATCGCGGTGAACGAGAATAACGAGAGGAAGACCGTCTTCTATCGTATGACCGACCCCTAATATCAAATAACAAAGAAGATATAATTACAAGACAATTTGGTGGGGGATATGAAGTTGAACAAGTATAAACTGATCACATAGAGaatcaaattttacaaatcaaaattttagatCAAAACGAGTCACTAAGATAAACATGATTGAACACCCTTGCAATCCTTCTCTCTTAaatagaaagacaaaaaaccCATCTAGACATGTAGCCAATTACtctatttaaaaatagaacACTCACAATGTAGGGTATATCCATCAACAACAACATTACTTACCTAACACGGTCTCTTGCCCTCATTTCTGATGGCTTCTTTCTGTTTTCCTCAGCAAACACAACCGTTACTTCCCGTCCAAGGAGAATTTGCCCATCCATATGGTATTTGGCATCTGCAGCATCAGCAGGGTCTACAAACTGAACAAATCCAAAGCCACGTGGCTCCCTGAACCATACAATAACAGTCAGTATAaccgggaaaaaaaaaaaacacattctTCTATCAATGTTACTGGAACCTTCTTGTATTACAGAAAATCCATATACATGGTCGAAACTCCAGCATGTTTTACAATGAGCATCATAAGCACAAATAGCTCCCCAGACTTTATACAATTCAAGTGGAAACATCACTGGCTGCTAACCTTGTTGGAGTCAAGGATAAAATTGGGTTGAAATTCTTCAAGACTTCAACTTCTTCTCAATGTGTTCAAACCAACTTTCTTCACATCTTCATGTACACTAAGACCAGACTTCAACTTCTTCTCAATGTATTCAAACCAACTTTCTTCACATCTTCATGTACACTAAGACCACCTTGAACACTCTTACTTACTTGATTGGTCTCTTCATAACAAGACTCTATATACTTCATTGTTGTCTTCAACACAGTACTCTTATTACTTCATTGGTGTCTTCAACACTTTCAATAAAAACaaccaaattccaataaatattttaagataccaaaaacaaatttactATTCCCGTCATCAAACAATCAGATCAAACCAAAACAATTGTCACAATTCACAAGTTTTAGTTCAATTCAACCACAAAACACTCCCAAAAAtttcacatatttttttaaaacaaaatccCAGAATTTGCATAGATAAAAAGCATTCTTACCCAGTATAATAATCCCTGGGCAAGTAGATGTCCTTGAGGGGGCCAAATTGCCCAAATGGCCCACGTAAATCCTCTGGCCTGCAAACCACAAGCAGGAATATAAATTTCAGGacttgaaaaatcagaagaaCATAATTTTCTAATCGATGcaacaaaacccaattgcAGGAATATAAATCAAGCACAACCACAAATTTCAATCCTCCAAAATTATTACCATAAAATACATATtctggaatatatatatatatatatttcacccaaaataattatagaaattaaatcaaaataaataataaaatacctGCAGTTATGGCGAAGATTGCGAACCAAGAGACTGGTGGGAAGATCCCTACCACGACCTCCATAGCGACCTCTAGGGCTAGGGCTACGACGTCGTCTGCTGTAACCCCTAGGCGGTGAAGGGCTGTAACTGTAACTCCTACCCCTCATTTTCTTTCACCTACAACAGTCATCATGGCAAATTACAAACCAAAATCGATGATGAACCCTATTCATCATAACATACTAAAAACCGAAATTGAAGACGAAcctaaagaaaaagaagaagacgtACGGTATCGAGATTTGGGAACGCGATCGAAACTACGGGATCTGGTGTTTTCTGATCAATTGTTATGGTTGTGGCTGTGAGTCTCAGATTGGCTTTAAATAATTACATTCGAGAAGGTTCGGCTGGGGAGGGCTATTTTTGTCTACTATCTCCGGATATGTGTTTGATGAGACGTGGCGAAATCCAGCCGTTGATATGTACTGGATGGCTGTGATTGGATAGTAACGTCAGGGTAAAATATGTCTGCTGTGATTGGATTGGCTCGCGGTCTCATGTTTAAGTCTTTGGACATGCCCGAGTTTTAAGGGCTGTCTGGTAATGTTTTTAAAAGAGCATTTTTCATCGATAATGTTTCTTAAGAGCATTTTTATAAAATGTTTTTATAGAATGAAAacgagaaaataaaaatgtattttcagagaataaaaacacatttggTAACTTAGTTGATAACTATTTTCAGAGAACAAAAATAGTGAAATCGCGTCTGGCAGTAATAtgtgaaaatgacaaaaatagtgaatatgtaattttaattaaaatgcgttatttttttttaatacaacaTTATGTAATCAATATGTgagtttcaaaaaaaaaaaaaaaaatagtacgtatattatttttaaaaagtatttttttaatcatctAAAAGAATACCatttaataaatagaataaaattctaaagtataaaactagaattatcttttaaaaaaaaattaaaatgaaaccTCAACCCAACCTTCTCTTTCACTCTCTGCAAACCCACCTCAATTCTATCactcccctctctctctccccttccagatacctctctccctctctctgtctctctctcactgCAACCTCACCTTCCAGTAGCTTCCCAactcattttccttttcttggaCTGAAAATTGATTCGGCAATTAGTTGTTCAACGATGGTGGTTCAATTCAATTGCGTAGAGATTTTGTTGGGTTCGATTGAGTAGCGGTGATGTCAATCTGATTCGATGGGGCGATGGTAATTTTGATtgggtgatggtggtggttcAAGCTTTGTATGTGGTTCTCTGCTGGCAGCGTTTGACGATGGTTTTGGTCTGATGAGGAGAGAAGATTGAGCGAGAGAAGCAGTGTGTTTTCAGTGTTTGTTTTCTGCGAGAATGAAAACagcttttttctattttctacaAGTAGACGTGAAgttgttcttgttttcatAAAGCGTTCTCcgtgttttctgtttttgccaaCTGAAcaggttttttgtttgtttttgttttctcaaaatgaaaatgggctctcaaaacataaacaaacGGGGCCTAAAAGttccaaaaatatatagtGAGGAccttaggccatctccaaccatAAGGCTAAATGTAGTTCATGGCTAAAAATTTAGCCccccaaaatattaattttttaaagaatagtgcatggctaaatttttccatctAGCCATGCAAGGCTATATTTTAGGGtcattcatattttattattttgagaaaggGAAGTTGGGAGTGCTTTAATGTTTGGTGGTTGAAAAGCACATGGTGGGGGCCCACTATGAATTTGGCCTAGGCCAAAGCTGGACTACATTTGGCCCAGTTGGAAGGCTAAAGGGCCAAATTTGGCCCTttaaatttggccaaaattttatttagccCATGGCTGTAGATgagttttgcattattttaggGCTATATTTGGGATATAGCCCACGACTGGAGATGGCCTTGTAGCACTTCCATTTATTTGCCATGATAAAATATACGGGGAGGGAAGCACACTTACTGTTCATGTAAATAGTATATGCCCTATCAATATTTTCGTTGCTTTTCCATCCATTGTCGTAGCAACtcaagggcaattactattcacatgagattaattttatttatatatataagattaataataataaaaattgctaggtatgtataaaaaaatattatgaattttttggtaaGTTGGGAGGAATTTGGCTCGAgttgaccaaaatacccctctACGTGAGTGGCACTGGGTCAAAACTTAACATAATTGAGAGgaattttgtcaaaaattgaaatgtgTCCTTGAATTGGTTAGAATTAAAAACTATaaggataaaattgaaaaaattgaaaatataggGGCCCAAGTGGTAAAATTGAGAAACTATAGAGACTATAAATGACTTTTTGCCAAACCAATTTATCCCTTTTTTATACGAGTGATATTTAGGAGATGGAGAAATCGAACAAATGACATTGATGAGTGCGTAAGTAAACATTCTTATCTACTAAGGAGACCCTTTACAAGTCCAATTTATCTTTTAAATGGATGTAATATATCACGATTATGTGAGAAAAACCAATTATGctcttatatatattaaataacttaaacaaaagattttaaatatttgtatTGGTACGTAAGAATATAATTTATGAgattctcaaaaaaaaaaaaagaagaatataatTTATGAAGAAGGGGATTTGAACTTGGGTCCAAAGGTATGAACTCAATGTCTTGACCACCTAAGAGCATGTCTAATGCAAGGGCAAGGGGCTAAGTGATGTTTTAGCCCCTCAAAATGGTACTACTCACAAAATATAGtctctcaatttttttgtggttCTAGTGATGGTGAGGGGCTAGGGGCTAGTGGATAGAAgctaaaactcaaaacttgttattttagtttattattattttatttgtgataaaaatcAAAGCATAAGAAAAGCAACacacaaatttatttttggaaataATTTTGAGCCATACTTTGAAACAACAATTTTGAGCAATATGAAAAAAGATGAACAAGTAGAAATGTTTGGAGTAATTGAGAGATTTTTTTAGGTGAGAAGGCGAAGAACAAATGGTTCGGTTTTTATAGAGTtctgaggaaaaaaaaaatattgaactAGTTAggaactggaaaaaaaaaaaaggttcagCAACTAGTCATTGGGTTGTTGCATTTTAGAGCGCCACATGGTAGCTCTTCAATGGCTGTtggagtctttttttttttaaaaaaaactgacagTGGGCCCCTTATCTTGGGCGGGCCAGCATGTGAGAAAAACTAGCCCCTTATCTTGCCTTAGGCTAAACTGGACTAGGCCAACACATGCATTtgcaaatgattttttttttcatttgaggCCAAATCTGGACCTAGCCTAGGCCAGATCATGTCTAATGATCAATCCCATTAGACATGCTCTAACCAAACCCATATTCAAACTCTGACCCATATAATGAAGAATGAATTAGGGTTGGATGGATCAACCTTCGACTGTGCTTGAATTACACTGTACGAATTTTACTAACAATCCACTGGTAACATCATACGTGTAATTTACTCCAATAAAATTCTCTAGTGCATTGAGTGTGCATCACCAAACAATAttgttgtatattttattttggtcgTAAAGTATAAGTAAAAAGGCCTTACTAGGGATGACAATGGATCAAATCGAGAGTGGGTATGCCATTTCCATCCCCATCCATGGCTTCATACCCGCAATATTCAAATATGGTATTCCCCATCCCTACCTTTGTTGGGGAATGAGTTCCCCAACCTACCCAATTAcgacaacaaaacaaaaaaaaagaaactactttgttgaacaagaaaaaaaagcgaGCACAAGATATCtatcaattcaattttttttaaactacaaATCTagactatttaaaaaaattattacatGTTAAAACCATGTCCAAGACTTGATCATCATTATAGAGGTAGCACCACCATCACACAtctttataatatatttatatgaaaaataaattatatatattctaaacAAGGTGCGTTCGGACCCAAATACCATACCCGAAAATTTCTCCGAACTTGTCtttatactctttttttatcCTTCATATCCAACCCATTATGATTGAAGCCCCCAAAGACCCTTATCTGCAGGAAAATTGCCATctctaagagcatttccaaGGGTGTATGCAAATGAAAATAGgcaaaattatattataacaaCCTAGGTGGTATGTTGCCTACCCATTTGCCTCATGAAAAAAGTTGGTCACTTCAAGGGACTAGGCAATGCAAGTccacaaattattattatattatttatttttatgttttatatttactattatatttataaaaagtaGGTGAGATAGTGgagataatattttattataaaaagcaAGTAAGGTCCGATATACCTCTTCATTTTGAAGTAGACAATGTTGCATTGTTGGGGAGAGTAGGTATATTTTGCATACCCATTTGCCTCTTCCTTTGTAGCATAAAAATATTGATGTGGCAAGGCAAATGAGGTTTGCCTACTCTTTTGCCTCTTCCCTTGGAGATGCTCACTATTAAGACTGGcattttaaaccaaaaaattgaaaaactgcAAATATCGACCGAGATTTTACCGCATCTAAACTGACCTATCACGAAAACTGACCGCAACATACAGTTTATAGAACCGATTGCAATATGCGGTTGCGGTTCCACATATCCAAATAATGCGGTATACCGCAAAtcacaatttaattaattattaaaataaatatttataattattttatattaactaACTGAGGCTAGGACTTCATCATTTAGATGAatgtttctcttttctcttttttttttctttttattatatatatatatatgtatatacatatatatatatatatatatctctctctctctctctccctcatctTCTTACTCTTTGTGGGACTCACCTAGGTTTTAAATGTATTACTAATGAAGTGTATTCTCCGcctattgttttttttttttaaatctcaGTCTTGAAGAAATATCGTTTGAATATTTAGTGAATTAATATAACTTAATTagtaaataattaaacttTTATATAGGAGGAACTTGAGTTTCAATTAGTATTGCAAACTCATCGGTTgtgttggaaatttttttaagttattATTAGTGAGTTAGCCGAGATAATCTCTATCTTACAATAAACTATTTAGTTGATTAGTTGTGCATTAGTGGGATTGTGGATTGtattggtttatttttaataataaagttCATTCTCTCCGTATATGAGTTAAAGAATCATTGCCAATGATGGAAGTtctgtaacatcccacatcgaccaacggagagggggttgTGTGctttatatgtacatgcccacctccatctagcacgatgCCTTTTGGGAGTTCACTGGCTTCAGAGTCAtgagaactccgaagttaagtgagttggggctagagcaatcccatgatgggtgacccactgggaagttgttCGTAAGTtcacagaaacaaaaccgtgagggcagagagagGGACCCAAAGCGGATAATATCGTGCTATGAtagagccgatcccgggatgtggcaatttggtatcagagccactctgccgtgtggtgcgagtgtgtgGACGAGGACatcgggcccttaaggggggtggattgtaacattCCACATAGATCAacagagagggggtgatgtgcttatatgtacatgcccacctTTATCTGGCACGAGACCTTTTAGGAGTTCATTgacttcggagtcatgggaactccgaagttaaacAATCCAGGATGGGTGATctactgggaagttgctcgtgagttcccagaaacaaaaccgtgagggaaTAGAGGGGGGCCCAACATGAGCATACTATTTTTTCGTTAATAGAAAGTTTTGTAATGTTATGTTGTTTCCTATACCGACAATTGCTGTATACCGACCGTAATATATCGACAATTGTCGGTTGGTTCATGGTTTGTACCCCAACCACCCCTACTCACTatggccaaaaaaaaagaaaaaaaaaaagaagccctGCTATAAACTTACGACGCCGTTTGACTTGATCCTCCTTACCCACTCGCCCTAAACCCTTGCAGTCTGCAGCTCTATAGACTCTACCTTCTCAGTCTCTCAAAGCTTGTCTTCTAAAACCTCTAAAACCCCAATCCCTGAAATCTACCCAcgcacaatatatatatacatatcacTCGTTGCATACAGCCACCACTATCGTTTTGTGAAAATGGCGGCGTCTTCCCAGAAACCCCAGCcatactctttttttgttgatagAAAGTTTTGTAATGTTATGTTGTTTCCTATACCGACAATTGCGGTATACCGACCGTAATATATCGACAATTGTCGGTTGGTTCATGGTTTGTACCCCAACCACCCCTACTCACtatggccaaaaaaaaaaaaaaaaaagccctgCTATAAACTTACGACGCCGTTTGACTTGATCCTCCTCACACACTCGCCCTAAACCCTTGCAGTCTGCAGCTCTATAGACTCTACCTTCTCAGTCTCTCAAAGCTTGTCTTCTAAAACCTCTAAAACCCCAATCCCTGAAAGCTACCCACGcacaatatatatacatatcacTCGTTGCATACAGCCACCACTATCGTTTTGTGAAAATGGCGGCGTCTTCCCAGAAACCCCAAGGCAAGAAGAAGGCCAGAGACCCCCCAAAGTTCAACAAGTCCTCCAAAAAGCCATTCAAACCAAACAAGGACCGAAACGACACCGCCCGGTCCGAAGCCGTCGCTTTGCAGCTGGAAGACGACGTCCCTGATTTCCCCAGAGGTTCGAACTTCAGTAGTTTTTGTTTCTCAATTATGTGTTTTTATATTGAACTATATTGGCAATTAACCGGGTCTAAgttgttgattttttatttttttgaattgaagGCGGAGGAAGTGCTTTGAACAGACAGGAGCGCGATGAAATTCGGGCTGAAGTCGATGCAGAATTTGAGGCAGAGGAGCGggagatgaagaaaagaaagaagatagGGATGCAGAAGAAGAGTCTCTCTTCGGAGGACGATTTAGGTTCGCTTTTCGGTGATGGTATTACTGGAAAACTACCTAAATATGCAAACAAGATCACTATGAAGGTATCCATCTGAAAACATAAAGCATTGTGATTTCtaactttctttttaaagaatttaaattttcttatgtgcatatataaatgtttgtATGTATAAGACAGCTAAGATAAATGACGTTATTACACTCTGACAAGTGAAGTTTTTGTAGTTCACCTATAATACTTAATACCcgtaaaaaattatataaagtaTTGTAGATTTTTTGTAGTCTATGCATCATGTGGgattttccccttttttttgggttaaaaattgttgatgTACTTATACCTGTATGTCTGGTCAGAACATATCTGCTGGAATGAAGGTTTGGGGAGTTGTTGCTGAAGTAAATGAGAAGGACCTTGTAATTAGCCTTCCAGGGGGATTGCGTGGATTAGTTCGTGCTTCTGAAGCTTTGGATCCTATTTTGGATAATGAAACGAAGGTAATGATAAACATTTCTGTCCTTGTAACCCATAGTTATTGTCACTATATCCCATTCTATATTGAAGTAGgtttaatatattttcatgTAAGCAATCTTTACATTTTAATCTTTACCAGGCTGTAGCAGATAATCTCCTTGCTAGCCTATTCCATGTTGGACAGCTGGTATCTTGCATTGTGTTGCAGTTGGATGAGgataagaaagagaaagggaaAAGGAAGATCTGGCTTTCTTTGCGCCTATCTTTGTTGCATAAGGGCTTCACTTTGGATTCTGTCCAAGAAGGCATGGTATGTGAACTAAGAAAGAGATAATCTGATCACATAGgtcactttcattttcttcaaattttgccTTTCATTGATTGATGAATAGTTTGAAAGCTTCTGTATcataatatgaattttataattgataagattattaaaaaatagttgaTGCAACATCTCTAGTAGAAGGAGAGACATTATTGGGTATTTATCAATCTTCAACGGTAAGTATCCTACAATAGTGGAGCAACCACATACCATCGTAAAAATGCAGCAACAACATATGAACCCAGACAAGCAATCGACTATAGTGTTTTTCCCATTTGTCTATTTTTAATTAGGACAATTTGTCTCTGCCTTTGGAATGCACTGCTTTTAAAGTTGAAAGATGCTAATCTGTCTGTTTGGCCGATAAACGGACCTGCTTCTTTtagttatttaatttttatttttatactgTGTTGCGCTTGCTACCCACATTCTGCATTAGCTGGCTTTTACGAGCTTTTTTCTGAACTGGGAACCTCAACAGTTGCACTGTTTATCACTTTataatgaatgaaaataaTGATCCCTAATGTTGTTATTTATGTCTGGTTCACCTGATTGTTTGTTGGGGCACTAATTCaaaagattattattattattatttaattcttCAAGCTGAAAGAGTGATACAGTTCTTTTCCCCAATAAATATTCATGGAATTTAGGTGCAAATGTTCCAGAGTATTTCCTAGTTTTCTATGGTTAGGCCGATCTTTGCTGTTGGCCTGCTATGGTCATTTTGCAATTTTGGGGTGGCCTTCTAAATTTTGCTTTGCCATTGTTTATTATTTCAGGTCCTTACTGCATATGTTAAAAGCATTGAAGATCATGGTTACATTCTTCATTTTGGCTTATCTTCATTCACGGGGTTCTTGCCAAAAAATTGCCCAGCTGGTAAGTTGACTTGTACAGGTTTAGTTTTACCAGTTACTTTTAAGTGCCTTCTCCTTTACCTCTTTTTAGCCCAATATAAATCTAAACGTGCGAACAATATTCTCTCATGAGGTCCTTAAGTTAGATTCTTAAACGAGATCATATTTCACAGCTGTTAGATTAGATAGGatgattcaaattttttgagatGCATCTTACTCACGGTGCACGTGAGCTGTCCATATTTGATATGAAGATTGAGAAACATGAATTTATTTAAGGAACTGTAATTATCGAAATACAAACATGTTTCCATATATATTGTGTGATTAATTACTCTCTCAAAGTATTATGTGGTTGACTAAAAGTTAGAATTTCGTTCTAGTGAGAGTAACCTAAATAAGTATTGTGTTGTAGAAGACACTGGTTATTGCTGCTGATTAATTAGATAACAGTTTGTGCTCGTTTGGCATTGATTATTTGGGGTGatcagtgcttttataaaatttttgggaagCCCAACCCATTTGGTAAAccatgagaaaatcacttattgttaaaaattgctgtgagagaaagatATAAGGGAAAGCTGGTATAGAgctgctttcattttctgattatgtggCAATCAGTTTGGAGAGGCACTAGAgtttaatgaaaatttcagAATTCCAAAAATAACCTCATATGTTTTTACGCTCACGTCTCTTTCTCCTTGTTCTTCTACGTCCCATCGTTTATCTTCACGCCTTCTCTTCCATGTTCCTCAGTCCAGAGCTACTCTTCTCattcttttccttcaatttttcttgttgGATTGTTGAAGCACTCTCTTGAAGCCACAAGAGCTACTCTGCTTattcttctcattcttttACTATTAACCAACGGACCAGTGAAGGATAGTATTCCAATTGATCTGTGAGAAGGTTAAAGTATCACTCATtggagattaagtgagagagAACCCTGTGTTGTAATTTCATTTCTGTTCAATAAAAACATTTGTTTATtatgaaaaagaagataaatagAATAGTTAGAGTGATTAGATAAACATAGCAGGTGGAGCTTGAGgaagatgaaaacaaaaataacatgGACAGAGGTAATTAGGAAAAGTATTGCAGCATTAATGGAAATTTTTCCCAGGAGTAAgt
Above is a genomic segment from Prunus dulcis chromosome 7, ALMONDv2, whole genome shotgun sequence containing:
- the LOC117636079 gene encoding serine/arginine-rich SC35-like splicing factor SCL33, with product MRGRSYSYSPSPPRGYSRRRRSPSPRGRYGGRGRDLPTSLLVRNLRHNCRPEDLRGPFGQFGPLKDIYLPRDYYTGEPRGFGFVQFVDPADAADAKYHMDGQILLGREVTVVFAEENRKKPSEMRARDRVRGRSYDRRRSSSRYSRSPRYARTYSRSPDYYSPSPRRRRYSRSISPRDRRYREQSRSRSPYGSRSRSRSFSRSRSHSLDYSQ